CAAATCTCTAAACACATCTAACTGGGTCTCGGCATAAATCCACTCCTCGTAAAACTTGTGAGGAACATTAGGAAAATCTGAAGTATGGGAACAGGACGGTTGAGCCAACAACTGGGCCTTCTCGAACTCTAGAGTGGTAACTCGATCGTAGAGGCCAGAAGCCTCTTTATTGAGCTCTTCAATCCTCTCATCAAGTCGTGCTTTTTTGGGCCTAGACGTCTCCAAGTCATTTTCTTACTCAAAGCGAAGAATATAGATCACTACCTCCAAAGCCTCCGCCTTCCTCAGAGCCCACGATCGAGGAAACTCCGCCTTCTCAAGATCCTCTGCCTTCTCGACAACCTCGCTGCTTAGAGCATCCGCTCTAGATTGACACTCCTCAAGCTGGGCGCAGTGAAACCACCTGGGCTTGGAGATCGCGGCATTGGCTTCGACCCCTTGTTGACTTCGAGATCTTCTTCCTTACCTCTCAGCGTCCCTTCAAGGATGCTATATTTCTCAATGACCCTCACCGGCTTGTCGTCCTTCTCCCTCAACTCATCAAGGGCCTGCAAGTTGACGCCCTTGCCAAAACACCTACGAATCTCCCAGTACTTACCACGGAACTCAAGATACTTGCGTTTTAACTCCTCGATAGAGTGACGTCGTCCAGCTCTCTAAGGGTTTTTCCTTCCATGTCAGAGCAAAGAGGGCTGAGGGCAGGGACTATGTTCTCCTTATTCTTCAATAGATCACGATCCATGGGGATCATAATAGTCCTCGTAGACCCCTTCAACCTCACCTCGAGTTGGGTAAACCCCTATTTCATTATCCTCAGTTCAGCGACATCGATGTTAAACCTGTCTCATAACCATCTTCGGCAATACCTTTATTTCTCCCATCACACGGCAACAAAATATCATCGAATGGTTGCGCAGTTGATGTCCCCTCTTGCCGCAAAATATCAGTAACCCTAGCATTTGGCCCTTCGACTTCCATCATCGCAGAAGGAAGGGGTATGCCCTTAATGACTTCCACTGATATTGGAACCTCAGACGCTAGTTCGACATCGTCTTCAAGAACTATGGTTGTTGTTTCTTATAGGGTGACATCATCCATCATAGAATCCGCAGCCCGAACAACTTCATCTCCAACGTCAACTGACCTCCTCTTACGAGGCACCAAATCCCTATCACTTGGCAATGATTCCTCCTCCTCGTCCACAAAACAGTAAAAGGGGGAGGCCGGAGGCTCCACTATCGGAATATCCACAAATAGAGAAGAAATTGAGTCTAAAACAACAGTAGGTGGGATCGAAGAGCGGGCATGCCTAGTTACAGTCGTAGAGGGGGCAGAAGCCGAAGAGGAAATAACTTTCCTCTTACGGAATGCAGGTGGGGGAGTTTTTATCCTCCTCAAAGACCCTCGGGCTGGAAATGAAAGAAGCACAAAACAAAAGAAGATCAGCCATATCAAACTATAAGAGGTAAGCGTCTAAGAGGCCAAAACAAAGAAACTCACTGGTTAGGGAAGGAGTGGGCCCAAACTTCTTAAAGTAGCCCGTCCATTCACGAATTAAGCGATGTGTGGGAGGAGTTGGCCGACCCAGTCAGAAATATCCCCGACCAAATGAGGGGGCATAGTCTTGTCTGAATAAATGAAGAGCAAGAGAGCAAAACCCACAACCAAGCAAGTAAATCAAATGCCTCAACGAAGAGGAGTTAGACACTTACAAGTATAATTCCAAGTTTCGGGAAAGCCATCTACGTTGGCCACCACGTCTTCAATTTAACGAAGAAAAAATTGTGCCAGAATTGACAGTTTGccttgtcgtccatcttcaccaccaggcaTTTTTCCCCCCGATGGCGAAGGTTTAACATTGTCCCCTTATAGAAACTAGGGGTGAAGAGATGCATCAAATGCTGAAGTGTGATCTCAACCCCAGCCAATTCCGCAAACTTAGTTAGCATCCTAATGAGCTTGCAAATATGCGGTGCAAGCTGAGCCAGGCAAATGCCATAGAAATGGCAAAACTCTGCCAAcgggaaaagggaaagagtgtAGCCGACATAGAAGGGGTAGGTGTAGAACGCACAATACCCGAGGCAGTGGACCTATACCATATCCCGCTCTATAGGGACAACCTCGGTGCGAGCGGGAATATCAAATTTGGCCCTATGATCTAATAAATCGGCCTCTTTTATCACCGACTCGAAGATCCCAGGCTCAGCATCAGACGCCGTTGAAAAATCAGACCTAACTTTCCCACCACAAGGAACTATCTTCTCCACCGTAGGGAAATCCTCATCCTTAACGGCAACAGAGACGCCCTCCACGTGATGAGGCAAACCATCGCCAAGGAGACCGGGTTATTTTCCGCGCTGGGACTAGAAGATATATTGGACACAATTCTGATGAAAGAGAGGGTATTCAAGTAGCGAAGAGTTAAAAGCAATAGGGATCGCAAGAGTGGGAAAGGAAGATACCCAATAAtggaataagaagaagaaggccCCGAGTTTCGATATGAGAAATCTGTAAAACGCGAGTGTGTTCCTTCacatccctatttataagagCTCAAGCACCGAAAATGAGAAATTATGCCATCATTACTTAGCACCTATATCGAAGCGACATATTCAATCAAGAGACGTACGCGAAATGGGGTAACGCATCGGGAAAATGTACCATAATGGCGCATGACGTCATGACGTTACTTTGATTCAGAAATGATGTAACCCTAAAAGTTGTGGTTCACGAAAGGCCACATTGTCAGCTCATCTCAAACATCGCAACCCAACCCGCTCGTCCAACCTTCTCGACCACCACGAACAAAATTCGCTCATCAAGGCCGCCTGAGGCCGGCCTCAATaaacggagggactaactgtgcAGGTCAAAATCTGCCTTAAAGTATTTAAGACAAGGTAACGCTAAAGGAAGAGTCTTCAAGCCGTCATCAGTCAAGGTCGACTAAGAAGCAGCGAGATTCGTGATCGAGATGTCAACAatggtcgaggtcgagcatcGTTGATAGTGTTATAACGGCTAGTTTGCAAAAAAGGATAttcaagagaatattctagtggatattctctgcacttatACTATTAAGGTTTATTAGGGACATGACTCATATAAAGATGAAAAGAGACAATGATGTAGGGTATGTGATATTCGTTTGCAAGAGCATACTTTGATAAAAAGATTCTCTCTCTCCGACTAAGATATAAACAACACCTTTTTTACCAAGATTCTTGTCCACATCATTCCAGACTTTCTACCAGATCGGCGAATAATTCGAAACATTCAAGGAATTgtctgtcattcatcattgtcagaaggaATAACATCTATTTCCTCgtttattgggtgaatcacttCTTTATTTACTTGAATGCCATTTATTATTGTTCATTGTTATTTATTGCTCCATTATTATTCATGTCGCTTGGAATCACCATTATTATATTTCTTACAGATCTGTCCCACATTAGCCACGCTTTAATTTCATAACTCATATCTAGAAATATTATTGTTAACTAGGTTTAACCCCTTGATACATAactttaattatttgaaccaagagtTCTACTTTTTGGTTAAACATCTATTTGTGGGATTACAATGGGTTAACGATAGGGAGACTGCTATTGATTTTCGAGAAATCAGACTCTTAAGAGACAAAAGAAAGACGTACATAAAAATGGCTCTAGCGAGGGTGCCAGGCAAGAAGTTCAATTGTTTATGAAATTCCTGTTTGTTAAAGGCTTTACCTCCTGCTAAACCTATGTATAGTATAACATCACTATTAATATCAGATACTGTAATTATTAGCGTCCCTACAACTGAATTAAGAATTGTACAATCTAAACCTGAAGGATGTCACAGTTGATCTTGTCCAGACTAGTAATACTTCTCCGGCTAATAATTAATCCCAAATTCTTTAAAGCTATCAAAAACTTCAATTGTTTCTAATTTTAGTGATCGTTTGGCCGAGAACTCTGAGTCCTTCTCTGCAATAAAACTTAAAATGATAGAAACATGATTAAGGATTTAACTTAATTATATACGAACTGACATTACATGTTACACTACCACCGTAAATTAACTGCCGTAGGTtgtctcttttattttttattgtaggGATATGTAGTTTTGAATAACTTTATAGTGCAACTAAAAATTCTTTTATACGGCCGAACTCAGCAGCTTTAATCCAAACATAATTATATTTGACTTAAGAAATTTAAATATGTacgtacaaattattaatttagaacttagCAACTTAAATAAACTAGAATCTTGaacccataaattttaaattatagCTCCGCTTTTGATACTAATTAATTAATAGAGTATCATTCACAGAAACTTATACTCAGGGGAGGAGCTAGCGTGCCTCTTAAGGGTTCGGCGAACCCAGTAATTTCGGTCCAACTCCTGTATTTGTATGAAGAAATTCATTAAGAATGTACGAATTAacaatttagaacccagtaacttaaagAGATTAAAATTTCGAACTCATTAGCTTCGaattctggctccgcctctgCTCATACTGCTATGGTAAAAGAGCACGCTTCTGTTTTACATGATAAGATCTAAGAATGCAGTTCTATATCTAGTAGCAACATAAAAGAACAATCCCTTAGTTACCACTCCAAGTCGATGTAAGTTTAAAAAAACTCAACGAGCATTTGTTTTTGAGCCTGACCCACCATCCCTTTTCTGCCTCCACTTTACAATAAAGCTAAAGCAAGCAAAAATAAATACTagtactaaataaataaaaagaaaggatCAATAAGAGGAAAACAAAATACAATCATAAAGCTTCTCAACCCCACAAGTAAGAAATACTACTAAGTAAATGTTACTCAGTTGACAATGATATATTGGTTTCTTCAACCTCTTATGAGTAAAGCAAATACGGCCTTGAAAGCCTTCAACGAAGCCTCGTTTTTTtgcacaaaaaaggaaaaaataaacaaCTAGTGATTTGTACACTAGATCAAAAAGTagtgagagaaagagaaaaaccCACAGAGAAGAAGATGAAGGATCGTATAGATGTTCAAAACATACagagaaaagacaaaaaataatCTTCGAGTTGAGGATCAGTCAATAATCATAAGCAGTAGCAAATGATGGCTGGAAACCCTACTAATTGGTGGAGTATGCTAATGAATGGAAATAATATGCATCAACAATCTGAGCAtatttcttcttcgtcttcttcttcttcgcatTTTTACGGAGCTTCTAATTCTTCTTTAGCTGATAATTCAAACCAAGATTTCCCAGCTCGCTCATTGAGCCAACTACTTCTGTAAATACATATCTTTAATTTCTCTCTCAGTCTTTTCTTTGTCATGTTTACGTAGTTTGGTTCAATTCTTGTTTACCTTTATCATGTTTCAAAggctgaatttttatttttattttttgtcattCCAAAAACTTTCCCCTTTGGTTGAGCTAATAATTATCATTTGATCTATTTTTTAAATTCTTCATGTTATGAGCAGAGGCGAATACAAGATCTAGAGACAACGACTCAACGCGTTCAAAATGAGtacttataattttattatatgtACATGTATACATAGTTCAAGTAGCAAGAAACGAGTACAGTTGAACACTCAGAATTCGCCCTAAAgcaatttttttcttaattataatatttttatttttgagtcttGGTATTACCATGTTAGAGTATGACTAACGTGAAACTTTTTCTTATTAATTATGCTGTTAATTAATTACTAATCTCAATTCAAATTGCAGGAGTGGATTTTCTGGTGATGAAGAAAAGTTTGGTATTAGTCCTTTTCATCAAGGAGGAAATTCAGAAGACCAAAATTTGAATTCAGTTCATATTCCATCACCTTCTAATTTTAGGGTTAATCCTAATATTGATGATGTAAAGCCAGAGCTTGGCCAATTATACGACTATCATCATCATGTCCAAAATGAATTTCAAGCATCACTACAAGAAAAACTGGAATTATCAACGGATTTTACCAAACACGCCGCATACACGTGTCGACCTCTTGCTAATTCTTGGTCTCAACATCAAGATATGCCATCACCAGCTAGCTCTTGTATTACAACAGGTTTATTAAACCATAATGTTTTGAACTTTTCCAGTAATAAAAACAAGGGGGAACTCAAGCATCAACATCCAGACAATTCATCTGAggtaagaaattaaaaagaaaaaggaagatagGGTAAAAAGTTGATTTCTACATCTCatctttgtatatatatatacaagtcaATAAGTTCATCATTAACATTTTAAAAAGTAGAAAGTGATATATATAAATGCCAAAATAAGTTCATGATTACCATTACGAATTAATCATCCAAAAAGAGAGGTTAATTAATTACTACTCCTAATTTTTTTGGCTGATAATTATTAGTATTAAGTTTGAACTTAATTTAGTGGGTAATTTTTtcttgactttattgactttatTTTATGCCTCCATTAAAGTGTAACAGCACAAGCAGTGGTGGAATAAGTAAAAAAGCTAGGGTTCAGCATTCTTCAGCCCAACCTTCTCTAAAGGCAAATTTCTCTCCTTTAATTTAGACACTCGAATAATAACAAGAAATTATATTTACTGAAAATAATGTAGCAAAATAAAATTCCCTTGACAGAattttgttgtcttttttttaAAGCAGGTAAGAAAGGAGAAGCTAGGGGATAGAATAACAGCACTTCACCAACTTGTTTCTCCATTTGGAAAGGTAAAGTAATTAATGAGAGtttaatttttaactttcttaCACTATTAAGTCACGATATTCACAGGCGGAAagattttaattttatgaattCTGAATTTTGAAATAACGATTTCAAGTGCTAATAACTgattctaaatttaatatttgttcaTATTTAATGAAAAAATTAACACCTAACGGGCTTTTAACTATGCCCCAGACGATATTTACATACAATTGCTCATAAAAAGTGGTAGATAACCTAGAAAATAAGTTAGGTTAGCTACTGCAATAGGCTAAATACATTGATAATTTAAAAGTTTTTACGTTGTCAATGTATATAAGTTGAAgcaatttaattgttattagtgtAGGACAGTTGATATAGTTTATAATGAAACTCATATTGCAGAAACACATCAAGATTCCCTTATGCTTTAATCTTACCCATAAAGCCCTGTCTTAAAGTTTTCaacacaaaaagaagaaagaaaaagagagaaaattaaagaataaaatgGCTTTGTGTGTTTGCTGAGATAGACATGTCATGTTTCTCTTTTGCAGACTGATACAGCCTCCGTCTTGTCAGAAGCTATTGGCTACGTCAGATTCCTTCAGGGTCAAATTCAGGtctcttttttcttccttttctacCTTATTTTCAAAAGCGCATTTAACATATATTATACTCTACTCCACATTAATAGTACTGTTACTCTATCCATTTCAATTTTGATAAGTTAGTTTGACTCGGTACGAAGTTTAAGAGAAAAGAGggagatttttgaaacttgtggtcttaaaagcttaaggggtaaaagttttgtgggagTATGACATTTGTATGCATGGGCGAAGCTACATGTTGTAAAGGGTGGTCTTACACTGCAtgtataggtaaaatattagattttagaggtatataacacaaATTGAACACTCTTTCTTGGAGATTTTTTTTCACTTCTtacaagtttgaacacccttgagtAAATTTCTGGTTTCGCCACtgtttgtatggttataaaaggTTCTCATCAAGGATAAAACGAGTAAAATATAATGCTTAAAGTTGGATTATTTCCAATTATAAATGTGTCAGTCTTTTTGAAACGGATAAACAAAGAAAgtatgtcatctaaattgaaacggagggagtatacaGTTGTAGCAGGTTAGTGCTTCTTTGTTTTTTAGGTAACTAGTTTTACTTATTATAGATAGTTAGCTGTAATTATCTTTAAGGAGTCGTTTGGTACAATGATGGGATATCCCAGGATATATGCTATGGGATTAGTTATCACACCTTTTATTTGGGAATAACTAATCCCATGATTTTAATGTAAAAGTTATACCGAAATTAGCTaataccccaaaccaaatatgAGTAAAAAAATAATTCCAAACTTTATCTCGGAATTATTATCTTTATCTCAGGTACGGAACGACCCCTAAGTGACCTAATAGTGTTAATTATTACGAGTCATGCACTATAATCATCTTTAAGTGAGTTGATGGTGTTATTACGGCTTATTAACTGTAATTATGTTTTAAGTGACTTGATAATACGAGAATTAAACACATCAAGGGAAAAAAAGCAGAGAATTATCTTTGCTATTTCTGGTGTAAATTTGATTTTACTTTTTGCTCTCTCGTGCACCAATGCAGGCATTAAGCTCTCCATACTTGGGGAATCCATCAGGAAGCATGGGTCACATTTCCCAACAATCAGTGAGTAcccttttatatagtagtagcattttcttttcacattttccAATGCACGACCAAGATTCTGTAGTCTCGCACATTCATATATATACACGTGCGACTGACTAATCATAtgttattaattgattaattatgaagaATATCTCTCCcttgaattcaagaaaatatATATAGTCCATTTCAGGGGCGAATGTAGAGCAAACAGTGCGGGTTCTCGTGAGCCCAATAACTTTTGCATAgaccatgtatttatactaaaaaattcattaaaaatataagAATATTTAGCTTGGAACCCAGTTCGTTGGTCCAGTTATCATGTAGATTAACTTGAGATTATTATAGGAACCCATAAGCTTAAAAGTCTGAATCCGCCTCGGATCTATTTCCTTTTTgatctgttccaaaaagaatgacctctttctaaatttggtaacaatttagcttataCTTACAACTCTAccattaatgagaagcttttataaccacataaataatttgtgcccctttttgacttgtttaggaccacacattcgaaaagtcttcattttttcttaaactctgtgtccagtcaaacaggttcacataaattggaatgggGGAGTAGTTGTTTATTACTGCCCAAACAAATTTGATACTCCCttcggttcacaataagtgatcattttacctttttgttttgatCCAACATAAGTGTccatttacataatcaagaaggaattaattttgttttttcaaatttGCTCTTATTTACATATTCTAATGTGTCaatgtaacaattaattaagGTTAGTTTAGTGAATACATATTTTTTCTCTAGGAGTTCGTATTTCCTTAACGGGTATGCCAAAGATAAAATGATCACTTATGGTGGACCGGAGAAAGTATATTATGCCTGCTTAATTGGATCCCTCACTACTAAAAGCAAGCTAAGAGAGACATTACATTTGTAAATCAAGCACCATATATCGAGAGTTTCTATTCATAGAAAAATTGATCTTAAGGAGATATGAAGTTAAGTTCCCAACTTCATGAACTCCAACAATAATTGAAGTTCTTCAACTGCATGATTTCGTAATAagggaaaaaaaaactaaaagactTAATATACAGTAGTTAGTTAAAAAAAGGGCTAAAGTTTTGAACTGGAGTCTTTTGGTTCTTGCATGTCTCATAGATACTGATTTAATTCTGATCCTTTAATTTTCATCTAGTTTTTGGATCGTAGTTGCCTGAAAAGGAGGTCCGCCATATAAGCAGGTATATATGCATGATTTTGCCTAGAGTTTAAGTTATACACATCGTCAGTGTTACGTATTTTCAATACTAACAGGTCATCTAAAGGATATCTTCAAGTAAGCCTCCATACGAAGTGAAATTTGAAACCTTGACAATAGAGCAGTTTATCTGACagtatatataaattaaacttGTACCCTGatagtatatatatagcttaaactCTTTCATGTATGTGACAAAACTGCCATTTACTGGTATCTTAATCGGCGAAAGAAATATTGAAATTATTCTACTGATCATAGCCTTAATTAGCAATTATCCAACTTCCTTTATCCTGTAGTTACAACTTACTAACTGCAAATGAATGTTTATATATAGGATTCTCAACACAAAACAAAGGATTTAAGGAGTAGAGGGTTGTGCTTGGTTCCTATTTCTTGCATGCAAAATGTAGGAAGCGACACGGGCGCCGATTACTGGGCTCCAGCTCTAGGTGGATCAGGATTTTGATGTAACGAGTGTTTACTCTGATGATGGGATTTACGTTGATACACTGACAGTGAAAAGATATTTTACACTGTTACTACCGAGACATTGATGAAGTGACGATACAATAGAGCTATATAGCCTCTATCCTCAAGGATTATTGAATATAATGATATATAACATCATCAGCAGTCATTTTCAGTATGAAAGTCAGAGCTGACTGTTGGTGATGCTATATATTTTTTCGTTTGGAATCGGGTGAAAGATTAAAGTGGTATTGTCCAATGCCATATGGTcctattttcttgaatttcatgAATTATCTTACTACAAGCTAGTTCATATATAAGTGTTGTATATGTAACTTGGAAATTAAATCACTTACCATCCGTTGATCGATCACTTCATCTTTCATTTCAAGTATATATACTTTTCTGTTTAAGTCAAATGCAGATTGGAAAGCATAACGTAGGAAAACTTTGATTCTTGGATGAGACTGGCTATCTATATACTTTTCTGTTTAAGTCAAATGCAGATTGGAAAGCATAACGTAGGAAAACTTTGATTATTGGATGAGACTGGCTGGTGACATGTGGTGTGAGATTGTCgctactagaaatccggaaaaaagcgaccaaagttggtctgtgagaaaaagcgaccaaagttggtcgctaaactagcgaaaataataaaataaataaaagaaacaaaatagcggccaaggttggtcgctatattagtcaaaatgttgactggactggtcagacttTCTTGGTCAAACATTTACTGAGATTAGTGACTAATgttggtcgctaaagtgggacccacctacaaaattttaataattatattattattttaaaaagtgGGACCCACCTACAATGTTGttcgctaaagtgggacccacctacaaaattttaataattatattattattttaaaaaaattataaaatataaatatatataatataaaaattgcgaccaacgttggtcgcaacTTAAAGGGTAGGAAGATACcgtccaactttggtcgcttaaatgggacccagttatacaattttaataattatattattaatttaaatattatatgaaatataattaaatctgatttaaatatagcgaccaactttggtcgctaaactaaattcttgaataaatggcgaccaaagttggtctctattcaggtcaacaatggtcaaaattaaaaatcacttttgtatttactatctaaataatataaatgtaagccgttaatacttttgtaatacaagggatgaatagtactacgaatcgtgcgtgtct
Above is a window of Nicotiana tabacum cultivar K326 chromosome 8, ASM71507v2, whole genome shotgun sequence DNA encoding:
- the LOC107790948 gene encoding uncharacterized protein LOC107790948 isoform X2 translates to MMAGNPTNWWSMLMNGNNMHQQSEHISSSSSSSSHFYGASNSSLADNSNQDFPARSLSQLLLSGFSGDEEKFGISPFHQGGNSEDQNLNSVHIPSPSNFRVNPNIDDVKPELGQLYDYHHHVQNEFQASLQEKLELSTDFTKHAAYTCRPLANSWSQHQDMPSPASSCITTGLLNHNVLNFSSNKNKGELKHQHPDNSSECNSTSSGGISKKARVQHSSAQPSLKVRKEKLGDRITALHQLVSPFGKTDTASVLSEAIGYVRFLQGQIQALSSPYLGNPSGSMGHISQQSFLDRSCLKRRSAI
- the LOC107790948 gene encoding uncharacterized protein LOC107790948 isoform X1, giving the protein MMAGNPTNWWSMLMNGNNMHQQSEHISSSSSSSSHFYGASNSSLADNSNQDFPARSLSQLLLSGFSGDEEKFGISPFHQGGNSEDQNLNSVHIPSPSNFRVNPNIDDVKPELGQLYDYHHHVQNEFQASLQEKLELSTDFTKHAAYTCRPLANSWSQHQDMPSPASSCITTGLLNHNVLNFSSNKNKGELKHQHPDNSSECNSTSSGGISKKARVQHSSAQPSLKVRKEKLGDRITALHQLVSPFGKTDTASVLSEAIGYVRFLQGQIQALSSPYLGNPSGSMGHISQQSDSQHKTKDLRSRGLCLVPISCMQNVGSDTGADYWAPALGGSGF